Proteins found in one Paenibacillus borealis genomic segment:
- a CDS encoding futalosine hydrolase, with the protein MLIVTAVAAERDAVLLGLQGSRRFHVIAAGAGTAAAAAGTAAALAAGSYGCVISAGIGGGFPGRAPVGSLVVASEMLDAALGAETPVGFRSAAELGFGSVSVLAPGGTVQALAAALAAAGLTVSTGTVLTVSTATGTAGTAAELAARHPQAAAEAMEGHGVAVAAQALGIAALELRAISNPVGPRDRAAWKIKEALDALTAAAAILLEVL; encoded by the coding sequence GTGCTGATCGTGACCGCTGTCGCGGCCGAGCGGGATGCCGTCCTGCTCGGCCTGCAGGGCAGCCGCAGGTTCCATGTCATCGCAGCGGGCGCCGGCACCGCTGCGGCTGCGGCGGGAACCGCCGCAGCTCTGGCAGCCGGTTCCTACGGCTGCGTCATCAGCGCCGGGATCGGCGGCGGCTTCCCCGGCCGGGCGCCCGTAGGCTCGCTGGTCGTCGCCAGCGAGATGCTTGACGCGGCCCTCGGCGCCGAGACGCCGGTGGGCTTCCGCAGCGCTGCCGAGCTCGGCTTCGGCAGCGTGTCCGTGCTTGCGCCGGGCGGCACGGTCCAGGCCCTTGCGGCCGCGCTGGCAGCGGCCGGGCTCACGGTAAGCACGGGCACCGTGCTTACCGTGTCGACCGCGACCGGCACCGCCGGGACGGCCGCGGAGCTTGCCGCGCGCCATCCGCAGGCGGCGGCGGAAGCGATGGAAGGCCACGGGGTCGCCGTGGCCGCCCAGGCGCTGGGGATCGCGGCGCTGGAGCTGCGCGCGATCTCGAACCCGGTCGGCCCGCGCGACCGGGCCGCGTGGAAGATCAAAGAAGCCCTGGACGCCCTCACAGCGGCAGCGGCTATTCTACTGGAGGTGCTGTAA
- a CDS encoding 1,4-dihydroxy-6-naphthoate synthase: MTTELHIAFSPCPNDTFVFHAWAHGLVPDAPKLEVTFADIDITNGLAADGTGPEVLKISYAALPWVLEKYKLLPCGGALGRGCGPLVLTRKGAGAIKHPRELSGRRIAVPSERSTAYLLFRLWAAQQVPDGPAEIVVMPFDEIMPAVQNGLIDAGLVIHEARFTYPSYNLNLLTDLGSWWESDTGLPIPLGAIIARRDLDHEAITGWIRSSLQYAWDHPLVCQEYVLSHAQELSPEVAKSHIDLYVNEFTMNLGEDGYAAISALLTRAAAEGLVPAIDPELLR, encoded by the coding sequence ATGACAACCGAACTTCATATTGCTTTTTCTCCATGCCCCAATGATACCTTCGTATTTCATGCCTGGGCGCACGGGCTGGTGCCGGATGCTCCCAAGCTGGAGGTGACCTTTGCGGATATCGATATTACCAACGGGCTGGCTGCAGACGGCACCGGGCCGGAAGTGCTTAAGATTTCCTACGCCGCCCTTCCCTGGGTGCTGGAAAAGTACAAGCTGCTGCCTTGCGGCGGTGCGCTTGGACGGGGCTGCGGCCCGCTCGTGCTGACGCGCAAAGGCGCAGGCGCCATCAAACATCCGCGCGAGCTGTCCGGCCGCCGCATAGCCGTGCCGAGCGAGCGCTCCACCGCCTACCTGCTCTTCCGGCTGTGGGCCGCACAGCAGGTACCGGACGGCCCGGCCGAGATCGTCGTCATGCCCTTCGATGAGATCATGCCTGCTGTACAGAACGGCTTGATCGATGCCGGACTGGTTATTCATGAAGCACGCTTCACCTACCCTTCCTATAATCTTAACCTGCTGACTGATCTCGGCAGTTGGTGGGAAAGCGACACCGGCCTGCCTATTCCGCTCGGTGCAATTATCGCCCGCCGTGACCTGGATCACGAGGCCATTACCGGCTGGATCCGCAGTTCTTTGCAATATGCATGGGATCATCCGCTGGTCTGCCAGGAATATGTCCTAAGCCATGCCCAGGAGCTCTCCCCGGAAGTAGCCAAATCGCATATTGATCTCTACGTCAACGAGTTCACGATGAATCTGGGCGAGGACGGCTACGCGGCAATCTCTGCCCTGCTGACCCGTGCCGCTGCCGAAGGCCTTGTACCTGCTATTGATCCGGAATTGCTGCGCTAG
- a CDS encoding class I SAM-dependent methyltransferase: MIPTGNSKANIDRFLGYQDEYDRYRPEAPPLVIELLSNYLGRRPAVVADIGCGTGLSTFLWKEAAESVTGVEPNPDMLSKAKEKLNRLENGTEVLSFVQGFSNQLPFASESVDIITCSQSFHWMDPDSTLQEISRCLRPGGVFAAYDCDWPLVLHPSIEVRYNGLIATSDALLTELQPDSDQARKWDKEGHLGRIKASGCFTYAREIVFHNTEACDAERYIGLALSQGGIQTVLKLSPASLEQEIAQFSAEVKNYFRGRTLQVLISYRMRVGVK; the protein is encoded by the coding sequence ATGATTCCAACAGGCAACAGCAAGGCCAATATTGACCGTTTCCTGGGATACCAGGACGAGTACGACCGTTACCGGCCCGAAGCGCCCCCGCTGGTTATTGAACTGCTGAGCAATTACCTGGGCCGCCGTCCGGCCGTGGTCGCTGATATAGGCTGCGGCACCGGTCTATCTACCTTCCTGTGGAAGGAAGCCGCCGAATCCGTGACCGGGGTGGAACCTAATCCCGATATGCTGAGCAAGGCAAAGGAGAAGCTGAACCGCCTGGAAAATGGCACGGAGGTGCTGTCTTTTGTGCAAGGCTTCTCCAATCAGCTTCCCTTCGCCTCAGAGAGTGTGGACATCATCACCTGCTCACAGTCATTCCATTGGATGGACCCGGACAGCACACTTCAGGAAATCTCCCGCTGCCTGCGTCCGGGTGGAGTGTTCGCGGCCTATGACTGCGATTGGCCTCTGGTACTGCACCCTTCTATTGAAGTCCGATACAATGGGCTGATTGCCACTTCAGACGCCCTGCTTACGGAGCTCCAGCCTGATTCCGATCAGGCCCGCAAATGGGACAAGGAAGGACATCTGGGCCGGATCAAAGCCAGCGGATGCTTCACTTACGCGAGAGAAATTGTTTTTCACAACACAGAAGCCTGCGATGCAGAGCGCTATATCGGATTGGCCCTCAGCCAAGGCGGGATACAGACTGTCCTGAAGCTTAGCCCGGCCTCACTTGAGCAAGAGATTGCTCAGTTCTCGGCAGAGGTTAAGAACTACTTCCGAGGCCGGACATTGCAGGTGCTGATTAGCTACCGGATGCGGGTCGGTGTGAAATAG
- a CDS encoding endonuclease domain-containing protein, with product MIFEEAHLKFINGHLSSRPDGERRARLERGLRHAEILFLNKVWWPLRGHFEGLHPEYEVMDWRGRSYYADFVWLPGYVKLLIEIKGYSSHVRDMDRQKYCNELNRETFLYAMGYHVISFAYDDVEQRPELCMTLLRMVLGRYQPADAPVSRVQLMEQEVLRLPFNSPGPSVLRMLSSISPSITELRSVLYTIWLTKAGSFPSPPAIRNGPQGMS from the coding sequence ATGATATTTGAAGAAGCGCATTTGAAATTTATCAACGGGCATCTGAGCAGCAGACCTGATGGAGAACGCCGGGCGCGCTTGGAGCGGGGGCTCAGGCATGCCGAGATCCTGTTTCTGAATAAAGTCTGGTGGCCGCTGCGGGGACATTTTGAAGGGCTGCATCCGGAATACGAGGTCATGGACTGGCGGGGAAGATCTTATTACGCAGATTTTGTCTGGCTGCCCGGATACGTAAAGCTGCTTATCGAGATCAAAGGGTATTCTTCCCATGTACGCGACATGGACCGTCAAAAATACTGCAATGAGCTAAACCGCGAAACGTTCCTGTATGCCATGGGCTATCATGTGATTTCATTCGCGTACGATGATGTTGAGCAGCGTCCTGAGCTTTGTATGACCCTGCTGCGAATGGTGCTGGGCAGATATCAGCCTGCTGATGCACCTGTATCCCGTGTGCAGCTTATGGAACAGGAGGTACTCCGGCTGCCATTCAACTCGCCCGGCCCATCCGTCCTCAGGATGTTAAGCAGCATTTCACCGTCGATTACAGAACTGCGGTCCGTACTCTACACAATCTGGCTGACAAAGGCTGGCTCCTTCCCGTCCCCACCAGCAATCAGGAACGGACCGCAAGGTATGAGCTGA